From a single Brassica oleracea var. oleracea cultivar TO1000 chromosome C5, BOL, whole genome shotgun sequence genomic region:
- the LOC106294493 gene encoding probable LRR receptor-like serine/threonine-protein kinase At1g29720, translating into MLIVFSVLLFFIIITSFLASSTSVSPSLHSDELNALEKIATTLGIKGLNLSYGDPCSLGTLKMMQDVDVISNPDTGNSTIRCDCSFNKSTTCHITSIDLKTLGLPGKLPPELANLRYLQSIDLCRNYLTGSIPMEWASLPYLTSISLCANNLSGPLPTGLQNFKNLTVLGVEANQFSGPIPEELGNLTKLIRLHLTSNQFTGNLPNSLAKLVNLEDFRVSDNNFNGTIPKYIGNWSRLQRLGILASGLKGPIPDAVTRLENLIDMSISDTTGINSFPNMSSKAIRKLILRNVSLSGAIPSYIWNLPELKTLDLSFNSLTGEVRGIQSAPKYTYLTRNRLSGDAGSGVFLNSKSNIDISYNNFSWSSSCQEKSNINTYQSSYLKNNLTGLLPCAGPINCTSYQRTLHINCGGENTVIKNSSHKISYEADDSTVYSATNQHFKTWGISNTGVFAADEHSENDTYIISARSKLPGDSPNLYKTARRSALSLVYYAFCLENGPYNVKLLFMEIQFSDEEPFSRLGRRIFDVYVQGELFLKDFNIKEESKGTMTPVVKEVKAVNVTNHMLEIQLYWAGKGTTLIPKRGNYGPLISGISLCHHSMEPQCGAEKIRHQTNYPLIFGTIAALVTIILLALGIYAWRRCIRDKNTSEQDLRVQGLPTVCFTWRQLQAATNNFDQANKLGEGGFGSVFKGELSDGTIIAVKQLSSKSHQGNREFVNEIGMISGLNHPNLVKLYGCCVEKNQLMLVYEYMENNSLAHMLHGKSSLNLDWKARQKICVGIARGLEFLHEGSMIRMVHRDIKTTNVLLDADLNAKISDFGLARLHEEEHSHISTKIAGTIGYMAPEYALWGQLSEKADVYSFGIVAMEIVSGQSNTKQKGSADHVSLINWAVKLQQKGDITEIVDPVLQGDFNTKEAVRMIKVAIVCTNSSPSLRPTMSEVVQMLEGEVEITQVLSDPGLYGHNWSISNLRDIDTDGGLSTSVVTDQTATTMKSSVSGCDLYPLYPESMILNSTVDFSSSSL; encoded by the exons ATGTTGATCGTGTTCTCAGTCCTTCTCTTCTTTATCATCATCACAAGCTTCTTAGCAAGTTCAACATCTGTTTCACCATCTCTCCATTCAGATGAGT TGAATGCGCTAGAGAAGATAGCTACTACACTTGGAATCAAGGGACTGAACCTAAGTTATGGAGACCCTTGCAGTTTAGGAACCCTGAAGATGATGCAGGACGTTGATGTTATTTCGAATCCGGACACTGGAAACAGCACCATTCGTTGTGATTGTAGCTTCAACAAAAGCACCACTTGCCATATAACAAGCAT AGATCTGAAGACCCTTGGCCTTCCAGGAAAACTTCCACCAGAGTTGGCTAACCTTCGATATCTACAATCTAT AGACTTGTGCAGAAACTACCTTACGGGCTCAATCCCAATGGAGTGGGCTTCATTGCCATACCTCACTTCCAT CTCGCTCTGCGCGAATAACTTGTCTGGGCCTTTACCAACTGGGTTACAGAACTTCAAGAATCTTACAGTCCT AGGGGTTGAAGCCAATCAGTTCTCTGGTCCAATTCCTGAGGAGCTTGGTAACTTGACCAAGTTAATACGGCT GCATCTTACCTCCAATCAATTTACAGGAAACTTGCCTAACTCTCTAGCTAAACTGGTGAACCTTGAGGATTT TAGGGTTAGTGACAATAACTTCAATGGTACCATCCCAAAATATATCGGCAACTGGTCTCGGCTTCAAAGGCT AGGTATACTGGCAAGCGGACTGAAAGGTCCTATTCCTGATGCAGTCACTCGCCTAGAAAATCTTATTGATAT GAGTATTAGTGATACAACTGGGATAAACTCCTTTCCAAATATGTCCAGCAAAGCCATCAGAAAACT GATTTTGAGGAATGTGAGCTTGTCTGGTGCAATTCCTTCTTACATATGGAATTTGCCAGAGCTAAAGACTTT GGATTTATCGTTTAACAGCTTGACTGGCGAAGTTCGTGGAATTCAAAGTGCACCAAAATACAC CTATTTGACTAGAAATAGACTTTCTGGAGACGCTGGATCAGGTGTTTTTCTCAATAGCAAATCTAATAT TGATATCTCGTACAATAATTTCTCTTGGTCGTCTAGCTGTCAGGAAAAGAG TAACATTAATACATACCAGAGCTCATATTTAAAGAACAACTT AACTGGGCTTCTTCCATGTGCTGGTCCAATCAACTGCACAAGCT ATCAGCGAACACTACATATAAATTGTGGTGGAGAAAACACAGTCATTAAAAACTCCTCTCATAAAATCAGCTACGAAGCTGATGATAGTACTGTCTATTCGGCGACAAACCAACACTTCAAAACATGGGGAATTAGTAACACAGGTGTATTTGCCGCGGATGAACATAGTGAGAATGATACATACATCATTTCAGCTCGTTCAAAACTACCTGGAGATTCTCCTAATCTTTATAAGACTGCACGTAGATCTGCGCTCTCACTTGTTTATTATGCGTTTTGCTTGGAAAATGGACCCTACAATGTGAAACTCCTTTTTATGGAGATTCAGTTTTCAGACGAAGAACCATTCAGTCGTCTTGGCAGACGCATATTTGATGTCTATGTTCAG GGAGAACTGTTCTTGAAGGATTTTAACATCAAAGAGGAGTCTAAGGGGACTATGACTCCTGTTGTGAAAGAAGTGAAAGCTGTAAATGTGACCAATCATATGTTAGAGATTCAGCTGTATTGGGCGGGCAAAGGGACAACCCTCATACCTAAAAGAGGAAACTATGGTCCTCTTATTTCTGGAATCTCCTTGTGTCACCACA GTATGGAGCCACAATGTGGAG CGGAAAAGATAAGACATCAAACTAATTATCCACTAATTTTTGGGACAATAGCTGCCTTGGTAACAATTATTCTTTTGGCTTTGGGAATATATGCTTGGAGAAGATGCATAAGAGACAAGAATACAAGCGAACAAG ATCTAAGAGTCCAGGGTCTGCCAACGGTTTGCTTTACCTGGAGGCAACTGCAAGCTGCAACAAACAATTTTGATCAAGCCAACAAACTTGGAGAAGGAGGTTTCGGATCCGTATTCAAA GGAGAGCTGTCAGATGGAACTATCATAGCAGTCAAACAGCTCTCTTCCAAGTCACACCAAGGAAACCGTGAGTTTGTGAATGAGATAGGAATGATCTCAGGTCTGAACCATCCAAACCTTGTCAAGCTTTATGGATGTTGTGTCGAGAAGAACCAATTGATGCTTGTTTATGAGTACATGGAAAATAACTCCCTTGCTCATATGCTTCATG GAAAGAGTTCCTTGAACCTGGACTGGAAAGCAAGACAAAAAATATGTGTTGGAATTGCAAGAGGGCTTGAGTTCCTTCATGAAGGATCAATGATCAGGATGGTTCACCGTGACATAAAGACCACAAATGTGCTTCTAGACGCTGACCTAAATGCAAAGATATCTGACTTTGGATTGGCTAGGCTACATGAAGAAGAACATAGCCACATTAGCACAAAGATTGCAGGAACCAT CGGATACATGGCTCCAGAATATGCACTATGGGGTCAGTTGTCAGAGAAAGCAGACGTGTACAGCTTTGGGATTGTGGCAATGGAAATTGTTAGTGGACAGAGCAATACGAAACAAAAGGGAAGTGCTGATCACGTCTCGCTTATCAATTGG GCAGTGAAGCTGCAACAGAAAGGGGACATAACGGAGATAGTGGATCCAGTTCTACAAGGTGATTTCAACACCAAAGAAGCAGTAAGGATGATCAAAGTTGCTATTGTTTGCACAAACTCGTCTCCTTCCTTAAGACCAACCATGTCAGAGGTTGTGCAAATGCTGGAAGGAGAGGTAGAAATAACACAGGTTCTTTCAGATCCTGGTTTATATGGACATAACTGGAGCATCTCAAACCTCAGGGACATTGATACAGATGGTGGCTTGAGCACGTCTGTTGTGACCGATCAAACGGCAACAACAATGAAATCGTCGGTTTCTGGTTGTGATCTCTACCCATTATACCCTGAATCCATGATCTTAAACTCCACAGTGGACTTTTCTTCCTCGTCACTGTAA
- the LOC106294313 gene encoding uncharacterized protein LOC106294313 — translation MASSGDEDQVAPGDPVTVSTRMIDAGTTIMQRRLPVKQMNCHVSTFAIYSGDMSRQIVTHHYVHRVNDEFLQCAVYASDRSDAPLIGIEYVISDRLYENLPQDEQKLWHSHAYEVKSGSWAYPRLPEVLATPELKNIAKTYGKFWCTWQIDRGDKLPVGAPELMMSPQGVEQGVLRPELVKIRDEKYNISTDELKHQRAEIAEPEWINPMADYWKQHGKCFVIDIVTVDMKSNEKFP, via the exons ATGGCCTCGAGTGGCGACGAAGATCAGGTGGCTCCTGGAGATCCGGTGACGGTTTCCACACGCATGATTGATGCCGGAACTACGATCATGCAGAGGAGATTACCAGTGAAGCAAATGAACTGTCATGTTTCGACGTTTGCGATTTACAGTGGAGATATGTCCAGGCAAATAGTGACTCACCACTATGTCCACAGAGTCAACGACGAGTTCCTCCAGTGTGCGGTTTACGCCTCTGACCGTTCTGATGCACCTCTCATCG GAATTGAATATGTAATATCAGACCGGTTATATGAAAATCTGCCTCAAGATGAGCAAAAGCTTTGGCACTCTCATGCTTACGAGGTTAAGTCAGGTTCGTGGGCTTATCCACGATTGCCTGAGGTTTTAGCTACTCCAGAGCTCAAGAACATAGCCAAAACGTACGGTAAATTTTGGTGCACCTGGCAGATAGACCGAG GTGACAAATTACCAGTGGGTGCACCGGAACTGATGATGTCACCACAAGGGGTGGAGCAAGGGGTATTAAGGCCGGAGTTGGTTAAGATCAGAGATGAGAAATACAACATATCGACCGATGAGTTGAAACATCAGAGAGCAGAGATAGCCGAACCGGAGTGGATCAATCCGATGGCAGATTACTGGAAGCAACATGGTAAGTGTTTCGTAATTGATATTGTGACTGTCGATATGAAAAGTAACGAGAAATTCCCTTGA